One window from the genome of Acanthochromis polyacanthus isolate Apoly-LR-REF ecotype Palm Island chromosome 21, KAUST_Apoly_ChrSc, whole genome shotgun sequence encodes:
- the LOC110965553 gene encoding hemicentin-1 isoform X10, whose protein sequence is MLPLRMLGIGLLMLSLCDADTACPEKLSLDPPEIIEEYGTEVFVNCTSTVEHNGMYWIVRNKSFDIELEENVTGQSVFLSDWDVTAECKIMLKESHECSKELEMTIYKNPEVIHSINLVSATPKETHYDLDCDTINVAPVQNLTVKWYKNDELLDTNFFKDETKTPVNVSSPLLITVNRGEEVQMRCEAQLNFVTHGLQLPVISQTFNLSAQYPPELNPEEETVSIFVLQDDDITLNCPAEGNPPPVFRWTYDGMTMAESSNTLKVTHINASATYTCTASNYLGNTTKQIHILVIQGEAAPATLPPAEPATPEEDCPLTVTPSEIVVRFGDPASVNCSTSATDAVGMGWESPVGGTGFERPPVVTWMVEKLEDWTAAPLCYITLNTTTGTEQCNKSSTVTLYKTPDTVSVSAVQSGPMVEGTNFHLKCDISNVAPVQKLKVKWYRDNETVSGEMFLDTNKTPQNVFSTHIITPERDYDGSQYRCEAELHLGPNGPDVIPTEISEPYTAIVHYKPFIKACPSSYTAVEDQLSMDMLPCSAGGNPPPTVQWYHQGKLINSSEPLTRFDTGKYTAEIRNILGSVSTSVEITIEYKPFFECMDHYKIEMNVGSQTKCEPKGNPAPTITWFKDGKLVNSPLRWTNHDSGNYSLKAANKHGTAEHAVYLDVLYAPQFKEGNSTKEMSLGENVTLECSAEGNPAPFIHWNLSSAANLKETTVGRQKIITITRATSTNAGVYICVATNEVGTVTRSVTLVMKGSNAAPMAVIWGLLIAGIILFTLIAMVLLHNHQKKHGEYSFLPANTKDSNVPMTTLSEGGKA, encoded by the exons ATGCTGCCTCTGAGGATGCTGGGCATTGGCCTGCTCATGCTTTCACTGTGTG ATGCAGACACTGCATGCCCTGAAAAGCTCAGCCTGGATCCTCCTGAGATCATAGAAGAATATGGAACTGAAGTCTTTGTAAACTGTACCAGCACTGTTGAGCATAATGGGATGTACTGGATAGTTAGAAATAAAAGCTTTGACATCGAGCTGGAAGAAAACGTTACTGGCCAATCAGTGTTCCTGTCAGACTGGGATGTGACAGCAGAGTGCAAAATAATGTTgaaggaatctcatgagtgcagCAAAGAGCTTGAAATGACTATTTACA AGAATCCAGAAGTCATTCATTCGATAAACCTTGTGAGTGCAACACCAAAAGAGACACACTACGACCTGGATTGTGATACCATCAACGTTGCTCCTGTTCAGAACCTCACTGTGAAGTGGTACAAAAACGATGAACTCTTAGACACAAACTTTTTTAAGGACGAGACCAAAACACCAGTGAATGTGTCTTCTCCCCTCTTAATCACCGTCAACAGAGGGGAAGAAGTTCAGATGAGGTGTGAGGCTCAGCTGAACTTTGTGACACATGGTCTCCAGCTTCCTGTTATTTCTCAAACATTCAATCTTTCGGCACAAT ATCCTCCTGAGCTCAATCCAGAAGAAGAAACTGTGTCCATCTTTGTACTTCAGGATGATGATATTACCCTGAACTGTCCAGCTGAGGGGAACCCACCGCCTGTCTTTCGTTGGACCTATGATGGGATGACTATGGCAGAGAGCTCAAACACTCTCAAGGTTACTCATATAAATGCCAGTGCAACCTACACCTGCACAGCTAGCAATTATCTGGGAAACACAACGAAGCAAATCCATATTCTTGTGATACAAGGAGAAGCAGCTCCTGCAACCCTGCCCCCCGCTGAGCCAGCAACACCGGAAG AGGACTGCCCCCTCACGGTGACGCCTTCTGAAATAGTGGTGAGATTTGGAGATCCAGCTTCAGTTAACTGTAGCACATCAGCCACAGATGCTGTGGGAATGGGCTGGGAGTCTCCAGTTGGAGGCACAGGTTTTGAACGTCCTCCTGTTGTGACTTGGATGGTTGAAAAACTGGAAGACTGGACTGCAGCACCTCTCTGCTATATTACTCTGAATACTACTACTGGTACTGAACAGTGTAATAAGAGTTCAACCGTCACTCTTTATA AGACTCCAGACACAGTGTCAGTCTCTGCAGTGCAGTCTGGTCCGATGGTGGAGGGCACAAACTTCCATTTGAAATGTGACATCAGCAATGTAGCTCCGGTGCAGAAACTCAAAGTAAAGTGGTACCGCGACAATGAAACTGTGTCTGGGGAGATGTTTCTCGACACCAACAAAACCCCACAGAATGTGTTCTCTACCCACATTATTACCCCTGAGAGAGATTACGATGGATCACAATATAGATGTGAGGCTGAGCTGCATCTTGGACCCAACGGACCAGACGTCATCCCTACTGAGATATCAGAACCTTACACTGCTATTGTGCACT ATAAGCCGTTCATCAAAGCTTGTCCAAGCAGCTACACTGCTGTGGAAGACCAGCTCAGTATGGACATGTTGCCCTGTTCAGCTGGAGGAAACCCTCCACCTACTGTTCAGTGGTACCATCAGGGTAAACTGATCAATTCATCTGAGCCACTCACCAGGTTTGACACAGGAAAGTACACAGCTGAAATTAGAAATATCCTTGGCAGTGTCAGCACCTCTGTTGAAATCACCATTGAAT ATAAACCCTTTTTTGAGTGCATGGACCACTATAAGATTGAAATGAACGTTGGATCCCAAACCAAGTGTGAACCAAAGGGAAATCCTGCACCCACCATCACATGGTTTAAAGATGGAAAACTTGTGAATTCCCCACTGCGCTGGACAAATCATGATAGTGGAAACTACTCACTCAAAGCGGCCAACAAGCATGGGACAGCCGAACACGCTGTATATCTTGATGTTTTGT ATGCCCCTCAATTCAAGGAGGGAAATTCCACCAAGGAGATGAGCCTGGGTGAAAATGTGACTTTAGAGTGCAGTGCTGAGGGCAACCCTGCCCCTTTCATCCACTGGAACCTCAGCTCTGCAGCGAATTTGAAGGAGACCACTGTGGGGCGCCAGAAGATCATCACTATCACTAGAGCCACGTCTACCAACGCTGGTGTTTACATCTGTGTTGCCACGAATGAAGTTGGGACCGTGACAAGATCTGTCACACTGGTGATGAAAG GTTCCAATGCCGCCCCCATGGCCGTCATCTGGGGACTGCTTATAGCAGGGATCATCCTCTTCACCCTCATAGCCATGGTCCTTCTACACAACCACCAGAAAAAACATGGAGAATATAGTTTTCTCCCTGCAAACACCAAGGATTCAAACGTCCCCATGACTACTTTGTCTGAAGGGGGGAAAGCTTGA
- the LOC110965553 gene encoding hemicentin-1 isoform X8 produces MLPLRMLGIGLLMLSLCDADTACPEKLSLDPPEIIEEYGTEVFVNCTSTVEHNGMYWIVRNKSFDIELEENVTGQSVFLSDWDVTAECKIMLKESHECSKELEMTIYKNPEVIHSIKRVRPTPKETHYDLDCDTINVAPVQNLTVKWYKNDELLDTNFFKDETKTPVNVSSPLLITVNRGEEVQMRCEAQLNFVTHGLQLPVISQTFNLSAQYPPELNPEEETVSIFVLQDEDITLNCPAEGNPPPVFRWTYDGMTMAESSNTLKVTHINASANCTCTASNYLGNTTKQIHILVKQGEAAHATLPPAEPATPEAEDCPLTVTPSEIVVRFGDPASVNCSTSATDAVGMGWESPVGGTGFERPPVVTWMVEKLEDWTAAPLCYITLNTTTGTEQCNKSSTVTLYKTPDTVSVSAVQSGPMVEGTNFHLKCDISNVAPVQKLKVKWYRDNETVSGEMFLDTNKTPQNVFSTHIITPERDYDGSQYRCEAELHLGPNGPDVIPTEISEPYTAIVHYKPFIKACPSSYTAVEDQLSMDMLPCSAGGNPPPTVQWYHQGKLINSSEPLTRFDTGKYTAEIRNILGSVSTSVEITIEYKPFFECMDHYKIEMNVGSQTKCEPKGNPAPTITWFKDGKLVNSPLRWTNHDSGNYSLKAANKHGTAEHAVYLDVLYAPQFKEGNSTKEMSLGENVTLECSAEGNPAPFIHWNLSSAANLKETTVGRQKIITITRATSTNAGVYICVATNEVGTVTRSVTLVMKGSNAAPMAVIWGLLIAGIILFTLIAMVLLHNHQKKHGEYSFLPANTKDSNVPMTTLSEGGKA; encoded by the exons ATGCTGCCTCTGAGGATGCTGGGCATTGGCCTGCTCATGCTTTCACTGTGTG ATGCAGACACTGCATGCCCTGAAAAGCTCAGCCTGGATCCTCCTGAGATCATAGAAGAATATGGAACTGAAGTCTTTGTAAACTGTACCAGCACTGTTGAGCATAATGGGATGTACTGGATAGTTAGAAATAAAAGCTTTGACATCGAGCTGGAAGAAAACGTTACTGGCCAATCAGTGTTCCTGTCAGACTGGGATGTGACAGCAGAGTGCAAAATAATGTTgaaggaatctcatgagtgcagCAAAGAGCTTGAAATGACTATTTACA AGAATCCAGAAGTCATTCATTCGATAAAGCGTGTACGTCCAACACCAAAAGAGACACACTACGACCTGGATTGTGATACCATCAACGTTGCTCCTGTTCAGAACCTCACTGTGAAGTGGTACAAAAACGATGAACTCTTAGACACAAACTTTTTTAAGGACGAGACCAAAACACCAGTGAATGTGTCTTCTCCCCTCTTAATCACCGTCAACAGAGGGGAAGAAGTTCAGATGAGGTGTGAGGCTCAGCTGAACTTTGTGACACATGGTCTACAGCTTCCTGTTATTTCTCAAACATTCAATCTTTCGGCACAAT ATCCTCCTGAGCTCAATCCAGAAGAAGAAACTGTGTCCATCTTTGTACTTCAGGATGAAGATATTACCCTGAACTGTCCAGCTGAGGGGAACCCACCGCCTGTCTTTCGTTGGACCTATGATGGGATGACTATGGCAGAGAGCTCAAACACTCTCAAGGTTACTCATATAAATGCCAGTGCAAACTGCACCTGCACAGCTAGCAATTATCTGGGAAACACAACGAAGCAAAtccatattcttgtgaaacaaGGAGAAGCAGCTCATGCAACCCTGCCCCCCGCTGAGCCAGCAACACCGGAAG CAGAGGACTGCCCCCTCACGGTGACGCCTTCTGAAATAGTGGTGAGATTTGGAGATCCAGCTTCAGTTAACTGTAGCACATCAGCCACAGATGCTGTGGGAATGGGCTGGGAGTCTCCAGTTGGAGGCACAGGTTTTGAACGTCCTCCTGTTGTGACTTGGATGGTTGAAAAACTGGAAGACTGGACTGCAGCACCTCTCTGCTATATTACTCTGAATACTACTACTGGTACTGAACAGTGTAATAAGAGTTCAACCGTCACTCTTTATA AGACTCCAGACACAGTGTCAGTCTCTGCAGTGCAGTCTGGTCCGATGGTGGAGGGCACAAACTTCCATTTGAAATGTGACATCAGCAATGTAGCTCCGGTGCAGAAACTCAAAGTAAAGTGGTACCGCGACAATGAAACTGTGTCTGGGGAGATGTTTCTCGACACCAACAAAACCCCACAGAATGTGTTCTCTACCCACATTATTACCCCTGAGAGAGATTACGATGGATCACAATATAGATGTGAGGCTGAGCTGCATCTTGGACCCAACGGACCAGACGTCATCCCTACTGAGATATCAGAACCTTACACTGCTATTGTGCACT ATAAGCCGTTCATCAAAGCTTGTCCAAGCAGCTACACTGCTGTGGAAGACCAGCTCAGTATGGACATGTTGCCCTGTTCAGCTGGAGGAAACCCTCCACCTACTGTTCAGTGGTACCATCAGGGTAAACTGATCAATTCATCTGAGCCACTCACCAGGTTTGACACAGGAAAGTACACAGCTGAAATTAGAAATATCCTTGGCAGTGTCAGCACCTCTGTTGAAATCACCATTGAAT ATAAACCCTTTTTTGAGTGCATGGACCACTATAAGATTGAAATGAACGTTGGATCCCAAACCAAGTGTGAACCAAAGGGAAATCCTGCACCCACCATCACATGGTTTAAAGATGGAAAACTTGTGAATTCCCCACTGCGCTGGACAAATCATGATAGTGGAAACTACTCACTCAAAGCGGCCAACAAGCATGGGACAGCCGAACACGCTGTATATCTTGATGTTTTGT ATGCCCCTCAATTCAAGGAGGGAAATTCCACCAAGGAGATGAGCCTGGGTGAAAATGTGACTTTAGAGTGCAGTGCTGAGGGCAACCCTGCCCCTTTCATCCACTGGAACCTCAGCTCTGCAGCGAATTTGAAGGAGACCACTGTGGGGCGCCAGAAGATCATCACTATCACTAGAGCCACGTCTACCAACGCTGGTGTTTACATCTGTGTTGCCACGAATGAAGTTGGGACCGTGACAAGATCTGTCACACTGGTGATGAAAG GTTCCAATGCCGCCCCCATGGCCGTCATCTGGGGACTGCTTATAGCAGGGATCATCCTCTTCACCCTCATAGCCATGGTCCTTCTACACAACCACCAGAAAAAACATGGAGAATATAGTTTTCTCCCTGCAAACACCAAGGATTCAAACGTCCCCATGACTACTTTGTCTGAAGGGGGGAAAGCTTGA
- the LOC110965553 gene encoding hemicentin-1 isoform X5, which yields MLPLRMLGIGLLMLSLCDADTACPEKLSLDPPEIIEEYGTEVFVNCTSTVEHNGMYWIVRNKSFDIELEENVTGQSVFLSDWDVTAECKIMLKESHECSKELEMTIYKNPEVIHSINLVSATPKETHYDLDCDTINVAPVQNLTVKWYKNDELLDTNFFKDETKTPVNVSSPLLITVNRGEEVQMRCEAQLNFVTHGLQLPVISQTFNLSAQYPPELNPEEETVSIFVLQDDDITLNCPAEGNPPPVFRWTYDGMTMAESSNTLKVTHINASATYTCTASNYLGNTTKQIHILVIQGEAAPATLPPAEPATPEAEDCPLTVTPSEIVVRFGDPASVNCSTSATDAVGMGWESPVGGTGFERPPVVTWMVEKLEDWTAAPLCYITLNTTTGTEQCNKSSTVTLYKTPDTVSVSAVQSGPMVEGTNFHLKCDISNVAPVQKLKVKWYRDNETVSGEMFLDTNKTPQNVFSTHIITPERDYDGSQYRCEAELHLGPNGPDVIPTEISEPYTAIVHYKPFIKACPSSYTAVEDQLSMDMLPCSAGGNPPPTVQWYHQGKLINSSEPLTRFDTGKYTAEIRNILGSVSTSVEITIEYKPFFECMDHYKIEMNVGSQTKCEPKGNPAPTITWFKDGKLVNSPLRWTNHDSGNYSLKAANKHGTAEHAVYLDVLYAPQFKEGNSTKEMSLGENVTLECSAEGNPAPFIHWNLSSAANLKETTVGRQKIITITRATSTNAGVYICVATNEVGTVTRSVTLVMKGSNAAPMAVIWGLLIAGIILFTLIAMVLLHNHQKKHGEYSFLPANTKDSNVPMTTLSEGGKA from the exons ATGCTGCCTCTGAGGATGCTGGGCATTGGCCTGCTCATGCTTTCACTGTGTG ATGCAGACACTGCATGCCCTGAAAAGCTCAGCCTGGATCCTCCTGAGATCATAGAAGAATATGGAACTGAAGTCTTTGTAAACTGTACCAGCACTGTTGAGCATAATGGGATGTACTGGATAGTTAGAAATAAAAGCTTTGACATCGAGCTGGAAGAAAACGTTACTGGCCAATCAGTGTTCCTGTCAGACTGGGATGTGACAGCAGAGTGCAAAATAATGTTgaaggaatctcatgagtgcagCAAAGAGCTTGAAATGACTATTTACA AGAATCCAGAAGTCATTCATTCGATAAACCTTGTGAGTGCAACACCAAAAGAGACACACTACGACCTGGATTGTGATACCATCAACGTTGCTCCTGTTCAGAACCTCACTGTGAAGTGGTACAAAAACGATGAACTCTTAGACACAAACTTTTTTAAGGACGAGACCAAAACACCAGTGAATGTGTCTTCTCCCCTCTTAATCACCGTCAACAGAGGGGAAGAAGTTCAGATGAGGTGTGAGGCTCAGCTGAACTTTGTGACACATGGTCTCCAGCTTCCTGTTATTTCTCAAACATTCAATCTTTCGGCACAAT ATCCTCCTGAGCTCAATCCAGAAGAAGAAACTGTGTCCATCTTTGTACTTCAGGATGATGATATTACCCTGAACTGTCCAGCTGAGGGGAACCCACCGCCTGTCTTTCGTTGGACCTATGATGGGATGACTATGGCAGAGAGCTCAAACACTCTCAAGGTTACTCATATAAATGCCAGTGCAACCTACACCTGCACAGCTAGCAATTATCTGGGAAACACAACGAAGCAAATCCATATTCTTGTGATACAAGGAGAAGCAGCTCCTGCAACCCTGCCCCCCGCTGAGCCAGCAACACCGGAAG CAGAGGACTGCCCCCTCACGGTGACGCCTTCTGAAATAGTGGTGAGATTTGGAGATCCAGCTTCAGTTAACTGTAGCACATCAGCCACAGATGCTGTGGGAATGGGCTGGGAGTCTCCAGTTGGAGGCACAGGTTTTGAACGTCCTCCTGTTGTGACTTGGATGGTTGAAAAACTGGAAGACTGGACTGCAGCACCTCTCTGCTATATTACTCTGAATACTACTACTGGTACTGAACAGTGTAATAAGAGTTCAACCGTCACTCTTTATA AGACTCCAGACACAGTGTCAGTCTCTGCAGTGCAGTCTGGTCCGATGGTGGAGGGCACAAACTTCCATTTGAAATGTGACATCAGCAATGTAGCTCCGGTGCAGAAACTCAAAGTAAAGTGGTACCGCGACAATGAAACTGTGTCTGGGGAGATGTTTCTCGACACCAACAAAACCCCACAGAATGTGTTCTCTACCCACATTATTACCCCTGAGAGAGATTACGATGGATCACAATATAGATGTGAGGCTGAGCTGCATCTTGGACCCAACGGACCAGACGTCATCCCTACTGAGATATCAGAACCTTACACTGCTATTGTGCACT ATAAGCCGTTCATCAAAGCTTGTCCAAGCAGCTACACTGCTGTGGAAGACCAGCTCAGTATGGACATGTTGCCCTGTTCAGCTGGAGGAAACCCTCCACCTACTGTTCAGTGGTACCATCAGGGTAAACTGATCAATTCATCTGAGCCACTCACCAGGTTTGACACAGGAAAGTACACAGCTGAAATTAGAAATATCCTTGGCAGTGTCAGCACCTCTGTTGAAATCACCATTGAAT ATAAACCCTTTTTTGAGTGCATGGACCACTATAAGATTGAAATGAACGTTGGATCCCAAACCAAGTGTGAACCAAAGGGAAATCCTGCACCCACCATCACATGGTTTAAAGATGGAAAACTTGTGAATTCCCCACTGCGCTGGACAAATCATGATAGTGGAAACTACTCACTCAAAGCGGCCAACAAGCATGGGACAGCCGAACACGCTGTATATCTTGATGTTTTGT ATGCCCCTCAATTCAAGGAGGGAAATTCCACCAAGGAGATGAGCCTGGGTGAAAATGTGACTTTAGAGTGCAGTGCTGAGGGCAACCCTGCCCCTTTCATCCACTGGAACCTCAGCTCTGCAGCGAATTTGAAGGAGACCACTGTGGGGCGCCAGAAGATCATCACTATCACTAGAGCCACGTCTACCAACGCTGGTGTTTACATCTGTGTTGCCACGAATGAAGTTGGGACCGTGACAAGATCTGTCACACTGGTGATGAAAG GTTCCAATGCCGCCCCCATGGCCGTCATCTGGGGACTGCTTATAGCAGGGATCATCCTCTTCACCCTCATAGCCATGGTCCTTCTACACAACCACCAGAAAAAACATGGAGAATATAGTTTTCTCCCTGCAAACACCAAGGATTCAAACGTCCCCATGACTACTTTGTCTGAAGGGGGGAAAGCTTGA
- the LOC110965553 gene encoding hemicentin-1 isoform X7, which translates to MLPLRMLGIGLLMLSLCDADTACPEKLSLDPPEIIEEYGTEVFVNCTSTVEHNGMYWMVRNKSFDIELEENVTGQSVLLSDWDVTAECKIMLKESHECSKELEMTIYKNPEVIHSIKRVRPTPKETHYDLDCDTINVAPVQNLTVKWYKNDELLDTNFFKDETKTPVNVSSPLLITVNRGEEVQMRCEAQLNFVTHGLQLPVISQTFNLSAQYPPELNPEEETVSIFVLQDEDITLNCPAEGNPPPVFRWTYDGMTMAESSNTLKVTHINASANCTCTASNYLGNTTKQIHILVKQGEAAHATLPPAEPATPEAEDCPLTVTPSEIVVRFGDPASVNCSTSATDAVGMGWESPVGGTGFERPPVVTWMVEKLEDWTAAPLCYITLNTTTGTEQCNKSSTVTLYKTPDTVSVSAVQSGPMVEGTNFHLKCDISNVAPVQKLKVKWYRDNETVSGEMFLDTNKTPQNVFSTHIITPERDYDGSQYRCEAELHLGPNGPDVIPTEISEPYTAIVHYKPFIKACPSSYTAVEDQLSMDMLPCSAGGNPPPTVQWYHQGKLINSSEPLTRFDTGKYTAEIRNILGSVSTSVEITIEYKPFFECMDHYKIEMNVGSQTKCEPKGNPAPTITWFKDGKLVNSPLRWTNHDSGNYSLKAANKHGTAEHAVYLDVLYAPQFKEGNSTKEMSLGENVTLECSAEGNPAPFIHWNLSSAANLKETTVGRQKIITITRATSTNAGVYICVATNEVGTVTRSVTLVMKGSNAAPMAVIWGLLIAGIILFTLIAMVLLHNHQKKHGEYSFLPANTKDSNVPMTTLSEGGKA; encoded by the exons ATGCTGCCTCTGAGGATGCTGGGCATTGGCCTGCTCATGCTTTCACTGTGTG ATGCAGACACTGCATGCCCTGAAAAGCTCAGCCTGGATCCTCCTGAGATCATAGAAGAATATGGAACTGAAGTCTTTGTAAACTGTACCAGCACTGTTGAGCATAATGGGATGTACTGGATGGTTAGAAATAAAAGCTTTGACATCGAGCTGGAAGAAAACGTTACTGGCCAATCAGTGTTGCTGTCAGACTGGGATGTGACAGCAGAGTGCAAAATAATGTTgaaggaatctcatgagtgcagCAAAGAGCTTGAAATGACTATTTACA AGAATCCAGAAGTCATTCATTCGATAAAGCGTGTACGTCCAACACCAAAAGAGACACACTACGACCTGGATTGTGATACCATCAACGTTGCTCCTGTTCAGAACCTCACTGTGAAGTGGTACAAAAACGATGAACTCTTAGACACAAACTTTTTTAAGGACGAGACCAAAACACCAGTGAATGTGTCTTCTCCCCTCTTAATCACCGTCAACAGAGGGGAAGAAGTTCAGATGAGGTGTGAGGCTCAGCTGAACTTTGTGACACATGGTCTACAGCTTCCTGTTATTTCTCAAACATTCAATCTTTCGGCACAAT ATCCTCCTGAGCTCAATCCAGAAGAAGAAACTGTGTCCATCTTTGTACTTCAGGATGAAGATATTACCCTGAACTGTCCAGCTGAGGGGAACCCACCGCCTGTCTTTCGTTGGACCTATGATGGGATGACTATGGCAGAGAGCTCAAACACTCTCAAGGTTACTCATATAAATGCCAGTGCAAACTGCACCTGCACAGCTAGCAATTATCTGGGAAACACAACGAAGCAAAtccatattcttgtgaaacaaGGAGAAGCAGCTCATGCAACCCTGCCCCCCGCTGAGCCAGCAACACCGGAAG CAGAGGACTGCCCCCTCACGGTGACGCCTTCTGAAATAGTGGTGAGATTTGGAGATCCAGCTTCAGTTAACTGTAGCACATCAGCCACAGATGCTGTGGGAATGGGCTGGGAGTCTCCAGTTGGAGGCACAGGTTTTGAACGTCCTCCTGTTGTGACTTGGATGGTTGAAAAACTGGAAGACTGGACTGCAGCACCTCTCTGCTATATTACTCTGAATACTACTACTGGTACTGAACAGTGTAATAAGAGTTCAACCGTCACTCTTTATA AGACTCCAGACACAGTGTCAGTCTCTGCAGTGCAGTCTGGTCCGATGGTGGAGGGCACAAACTTCCATTTGAAATGTGACATCAGCAATGTAGCTCCGGTGCAGAAACTCAAAGTAAAGTGGTACCGCGACAATGAAACTGTGTCTGGGGAGATGTTTCTCGACACCAACAAAACCCCACAGAATGTGTTCTCTACCCACATTATTACCCCTGAGAGAGATTACGATGGATCACAATATAGATGTGAGGCTGAGCTGCATCTTGGACCCAACGGACCAGACGTCATCCCTACTGAGATATCAGAACCTTACACTGCTATTGTGCACT ATAAGCCGTTCATCAAAGCTTGTCCAAGCAGCTACACTGCTGTGGAAGACCAGCTCAGTATGGACATGTTGCCCTGTTCAGCTGGAGGAAACCCTCCACCTACTGTTCAGTGGTACCATCAGGGTAAACTGATCAATTCATCTGAGCCACTCACCAGGTTTGACACAGGAAAGTACACAGCTGAAATTAGAAATATCCTTGGCAGTGTCAGCACCTCTGTTGAAATCACCATTGAAT ATAAACCCTTTTTTGAGTGCATGGACCACTATAAGATTGAAATGAACGTTGGATCCCAAACCAAGTGTGAACCAAAGGGAAATCCTGCACCCACCATCACATGGTTTAAAGATGGAAAACTTGTGAATTCCCCACTGCGCTGGACAAATCATGATAGTGGAAACTACTCACTCAAAGCGGCCAACAAGCATGGGACAGCCGAACACGCTGTATATCTTGATGTTTTGT ATGCCCCTCAATTCAAGGAGGGAAATTCCACCAAGGAGATGAGCCTGGGTGAAAATGTGACTTTAGAGTGCAGTGCTGAGGGCAACCCTGCCCCTTTCATCCACTGGAACCTCAGCTCTGCAGCGAATTTGAAGGAGACCACTGTGGGGCGCCAGAAGATCATCACTATCACTAGAGCCACGTCTACCAACGCTGGTGTTTACATCTGTGTTGCCACGAATGAAGTTGGGACCGTGACAAGATCTGTCACACTGGTGATGAAAG GTTCCAATGCCGCCCCCATGGCCGTCATCTGGGGACTGCTTATAGCAGGGATCATCCTCTTCACCCTCATAGCCATGGTCCTTCTACACAACCACCAGAAAAAACATGGAGAATATAGTTTTCTCCCTGCAAACACCAAGGATTCAAACGTCCCCATGACTACTTTGTCTGAAGGGGGGAAAGCTTGA